The Claveliimonas bilis genome window below encodes:
- a CDS encoding HigA family addiction module antitoxin, which produces MSNYIEYNDTIAFHPGYYIKEIVDESGLTQEDFAKRLDTTPKNLSLLIRGEQNLSIDIAMKLSRMMGTTVSYWLNLQNAYDALIAEFKSEEELEQEKETFKSLDYKYFRENFGLPDLPRKIDEQIIEVRKFLKVATLSVFKKRDMAVSFRSASNEISNANIIKANAMVQIAINKALIIDAPKYNKMKFKQAVDYALSLTKNHEDFYPLIKNAFLEAGVIFVILPNLPGSKINGATKKLEKNVMLMVNDRRLNSDTFWFTLFHEIGHIIHGDYGISFEQETGEKEEIADKFAADSLIDPGEYEKFTKEKIFSLATIQEFADLIDRDPGIVLGRLQNDGLVRYDDRTLQSLRHKYKVKTFC; this is translated from the coding sequence ATGAGTAATTATATTGAATATAATGATACCATTGCATTTCACCCTGGTTATTATATTAAAGAAATAGTAGATGAAAGTGGTTTGACCCAGGAGGATTTTGCGAAAAGGCTGGATACAACGCCTAAGAATCTTAGCCTTCTTATTAGAGGAGAGCAGAATTTATCCATTGATATTGCAATGAAATTGTCTCGTATGATGGGAACTACGGTTTCTTATTGGCTTAATCTTCAAAATGCTTATGATGCTTTAATTGCGGAATTTAAATCAGAAGAAGAATTAGAACAAGAAAAAGAAACTTTCAAATCATTGGATTATAAGTATTTTCGGGAGAATTTTGGATTACCTGATTTGCCAAGAAAAATTGATGAACAGATTATTGAAGTGAGAAAGTTCCTTAAAGTTGCCACATTGTCTGTTTTCAAGAAAAGAGATATGGCTGTAAGCTTTCGAAGTGCTTCAAATGAAATATCTAATGCCAATATAATTAAGGCAAACGCTATGGTTCAAATTGCCATTAATAAAGCCTTGATTATTGATGCTCCAAAGTATAATAAGATGAAATTTAAGCAGGCCGTAGATTATGCATTATCATTAACAAAGAACCATGAAGATTTTTATCCTTTGATTAAAAATGCATTTCTTGAAGCAGGAGTGATTTTTGTTATTCTTCCTAATTTGCCCGGTTCTAAGATTAACGGAGCAACAAAGAAGCTCGAAAAAAATGTAATGCTCATGGTAAATGACCGACGATTAAATTCAGATACATTCTGGTTTACACTCTTCCATGAAATTGGTCACATCATTCATGGTGATTATGGAATTTCATTTGAACAAGAGACCGGAGAGAAGGAAGAAATTGCAGATAAATTTGCGGCAGATTCTTTGATTGATCCAGGTGAGTATGAGAAATTTACTAAAGAGAAGATATTTAGTTTAGCAACAATACAGGAGTTTGCAGACTTGATTGATCGAGATCCTGGGATTGTTTTGGGAAGATTGCAAAATGACGGCTTAGTCAGATATGATGATAGGACATTACAGTCATTAAGGCATAAATATAAAGTAAAAACTTTTTGTTGA